In Flavobacteriaceae bacterium, the following proteins share a genomic window:
- the ruvB gene encoding Holliday junction branch migration DNA helicase RuvB, with protein sequence MNENLNPSNDNLSSEEYDIERALRPLSFEDFTGQDQILENLKIFVKAANLRTEALDHTLFHGPPGLGKTTLAHILANELGVGIKVTSGPVLDKPGDLAGLLTNLEDRDVLFIDEIHRLSPIVEEYLYSAMEDYKIDIMIESGPNARTVQINLNPFTLIGATTRSGLLTAPMRARFGISSRLQYYSTELLSTIVERSAHILNVPISMEAAIEIAGRSRGTPRIANALLRRVRDFAQIKGNGEIDIEISKFGLKALNVDAHGLDEMDNKILTTIIDKFKGGPVGITTLATAVSESSETIEEVYEPFLIQQGFIMRTPRGREVTDLAYKHLGRIKGNIQGGLF encoded by the coding sequence ATGAATGAAAACCTTAACCCATCTAACGATAACCTTTCTTCTGAAGAATATGATATAGAAAGAGCATTACGACCACTTTCTTTTGAAGATTTCACAGGGCAAGATCAGATTTTAGAGAATCTAAAAATATTTGTAAAAGCTGCTAATCTTAGAACAGAGGCTTTAGATCATACATTATTTCACGGCCCTCCAGGATTGGGTAAGACTACACTAGCGCATATACTAGCAAATGAACTAGGTGTAGGTATAAAAGTAACTTCTGGACCAGTTTTGGATAAACCAGGAGATTTAGCTGGATTGCTTACGAACTTAGAAGATCGCGATGTACTTTTTATAGATGAAATTCACCGTTTAAGCCCTATTGTAGAAGAATATTTATACTCTGCAATGGAAGATTATAAAATTGATATTATGATTGAATCTGGACCTAATGCCAGAACAGTTCAAATTAATTTAAATCCATTTACTTTAATTGGTGCAACCACACGATCAGGGTTATTAACTGCTCCAATGCGTGCACGTTTTGGAATTAGTAGTCGTTTACAATATTATTCTACAGAATTACTATCCACTATTGTAGAACGAAGCGCACATATTTTAAATGTTCCTATTTCTATGGAAGCCGCTATTGAAATAGCAGGAAGAAGCAGAGGAACTCCAAGGATAGCTAATGCGCTCTTGCGTCGTGTTCGTGATTTTGCACAAATAAAAGGCAATGGAGAAATTGATATTGAGATATCAAAATTTGGATTGAAAGCCTTAAATGTCGATGCGCACGGATTAGATGAAATGGATAATAAAATTTTAACTACCATTATAGATAAATTTAAAGGAGGCCCAGTAGGAATAACAACATTAGCCACTGCAGTAAGCGAAAGCTCAGAAACTATTGAGGAAGTCTACGAACCATTTTTAATCCAACAAGGTTTTATAATGCGTACACCACGTGGTAGAGAAGTAACAGATTTAGCTTATAAACATCTTGGACGTATAAAAGGAAATATTCAAGGCGGGTTGTTTTAA
- the queG gene encoding tRNA epoxyqueuosine(34) reductase QueG yields MKSKTSYTQLIKTEAKRLGFLSCGMSKAEFLEEEAPRLEKWLKNNMHGEMRYMENHFDKRLDPTKLVEGSKSVISLILNYYPSEVQKDETAFKVSKYAYGTDYHFVIKDKLKELIHFIQTEVGEVNGRAFVDSAPVLDKAWAAKSGLGWIGKHSNLLTQQVGSFYFIAELIVDLELDYDTPVTDHCGTCTACIDACPTQAITEPYVVNGSKCISYFTIELKENIPLEFKGQFNDWMFGCDICQDVCPWNRFSKTHNEPLFNPHPELLSMSKKDWEEVTQDTFNKVFKNSAVKRTKFSGLTRNIEFLKD; encoded by the coding sequence GTGAAATCAAAAACCTCATATACACAATTAATAAAAACCGAAGCGAAACGCCTCGGTTTTTTATCTTGTGGAATGAGTAAAGCAGAATTTTTAGAAGAAGAAGCTCCTCGATTAGAAAAATGGTTGAAAAATAATATGCATGGAGAAATGCGTTATATGGAAAATCATTTTGATAAACGTTTAGATCCAACCAAATTAGTAGAAGGCTCAAAAAGTGTGATTTCTTTGATATTAAATTATTATCCTTCAGAAGTTCAAAAAGATGAAACTGCTTTTAAAGTTTCTAAATATGCTTATGGAACTGATTATCATTTTGTTATTAAAGATAAATTAAAAGAATTAATACATTTTATACAAACTGAAGTAGGAGAGGTTAATGGTCGTGCTTTTGTAGATTCAGCACCAGTTTTAGATAAAGCTTGGGCAGCAAAATCAGGATTAGGATGGATAGGTAAACACAGTAATTTATTAACGCAGCAAGTAGGATCATTTTATTTTATTGCAGAGTTAATTGTTGATTTAGAATTAGATTATGATACACCAGTAACAGATCATTGTGGAACCTGTACTGCATGTATAGATGCTTGCCCAACACAAGCAATCACTGAACCTTATGTAGTAAATGGTAGTAAATGTATTTCGTATTTTACGATTGAACTTAAGGAAAATATCCCTTTAGAATTTAAAGGGCAGTTTAATGATTGGATGTTTGGTTGTGATATTTGTCAAGATGTATGTCCTTGGAATCGATTTTCAAAAACACATAATGAACCCTTATTCAATCCACACCCAGAATTGCTTTCGATGTCTAAAAAAGATTGGGAAGAGGTTACGCAAGATACATTTAATAAAGTATTTAAAAACTCAGCAGTAAAGCGAACTAAATTTTCAGGATTAACTCGTAATATTGAATTTTTGAAAGATTGA
- a CDS encoding NADP-dependent malic enzyme produces the protein MIKQSKRREALVYHAKPIPGKIKVVPTKKYATQRDLSLAYSPGVAEPCLEIEKDKTNAYKYTAKGNLVAVISNGTAVLGLGNIGPEASKPVMEGKGLLFKIFADIDVFDIEVDTENVEEFIQTVKNIAPTFGGINLEDIKAPEAFEIEKRLKEELDIPVMHDDQHGTAIISAAALLNALEITGKKIDEVNIVISGAGAAAISCTRLYQSFGAKREHIVMLDSKGVIRDDRENLSSQKSEFATSRKINTLDEAMKSADVFIGLSKADIVTTDMLLAMAKDPIVFAMANPNPEIEYQLAIDTRDDIIMATGRSDHPNQVNNVLGFPFIFRGALDVRATAINEEMKKAAVKALAELAKEAVPEQVNVAYGETRLTFGKDYIIPKPFDPRLIGVVPPAVAKAAMESGVAEEPIEDWEKYESTLLERLGGDNKLVRLIHSRAKLDPKRVVFAEADQLTVLKAAQIAYDEGIAQPILLGRKEKIELLKKEIEFDAEVLIIDPKSDGEEERKDRYAEIYWKQRKRRGITLIAAKKLMRERNYYAAMMVNEGDADALISGYSRNYPTVVKPMMELIGLEKGATRIATTNLLMTDRGPLFLSDTSINIDPTSKDLAKIAQMTATTVKMFGLEPVMAMISFSNFGSSTNESATKVRDAVNYLHRFYPHLIVDGELQTDFALNNKMRQDTFPFSKLADKKVNTLIFPNLNAANITYKLLKELNNAENIGPIMMGMKKPVHILQLDASVDEIVNMTAIAVIDAQKKQKRVNLN, from the coding sequence ATGATTAAGCAAAGTAAACGTCGTGAAGCATTAGTGTATCATGCCAAACCAATTCCAGGGAAAATTAAAGTAGTACCTACTAAAAAATATGCAACACAAAGAGATTTATCTTTGGCGTACTCACCCGGAGTAGCTGAGCCGTGTTTAGAAATAGAAAAAGATAAAACAAATGCTTATAAATATACTGCTAAAGGTAATTTAGTAGCTGTAATTTCTAATGGTACAGCTGTTTTAGGTCTAGGCAATATAGGCCCAGAAGCGTCTAAACCTGTAATGGAAGGGAAAGGATTGCTTTTTAAGATTTTTGCAGATATTGATGTATTTGATATAGAAGTAGATACTGAAAATGTAGAAGAATTTATTCAAACGGTTAAAAATATAGCACCAACATTTGGTGGTATTAACCTTGAAGATATTAAAGCTCCTGAAGCGTTTGAAATAGAAAAGCGTTTAAAAGAAGAATTAGATATCCCTGTAATGCATGATGACCAACATGGAACGGCTATTATTTCTGCTGCTGCTTTGTTAAACGCTTTAGAAATTACAGGAAAGAAAATTGATGAAGTTAACATTGTAATAAGTGGAGCTGGAGCTGCAGCAATCTCTTGTACTCGTTTATACCAATCTTTTGGAGCTAAACGAGAGCATATTGTAATGTTAGATAGTAAAGGTGTAATAAGAGATGATAGAGAAAATCTTAGTTCTCAGAAATCAGAATTTGCAACCTCTAGAAAAATTAACACTCTGGATGAAGCAATGAAAAGTGCAGATGTATTTATTGGTTTATCAAAAGCAGATATTGTAACAACAGATATGCTACTTGCTATGGCTAAAGATCCAATTGTATTTGCTATGGCTAACCCAAATCCAGAAATAGAATATCAATTAGCTATAGATACTCGTGATGATATTATTATGGCTACTGGTAGAAGTGATCATCCTAATCAAGTAAATAATGTATTGGGATTTCCTTTTATCTTTAGAGGTGCTTTAGATGTTAGAGCAACCGCTATTAATGAAGAAATGAAAAAAGCAGCTGTTAAAGCATTGGCTGAGCTAGCTAAAGAAGCAGTTCCAGAACAAGTAAATGTAGCTTATGGTGAAACAAGATTAACTTTTGGAAAAGATTATATTATTCCAAAACCATTCGATCCTCGTTTAATTGGTGTTGTACCTCCAGCTGTTGCAAAGGCAGCAATGGAAAGTGGTGTAGCAGAAGAACCTATTGAAGATTGGGAAAAATATGAGAGCACACTTTTAGAACGTTTAGGAGGTGATAATAAATTAGTTAGATTAATACACAGTAGAGCCAAACTTGATCCTAAACGTGTTGTATTTGCTGAAGCAGATCAATTAACTGTTTTAAAAGCAGCTCAAATAGCATATGATGAAGGTATTGCACAACCTATATTATTGGGGCGTAAAGAAAAAATAGAGTTACTTAAAAAAGAAATTGAGTTTGATGCAGAAGTATTAATTATTGATCCTAAAAGTGACGGAGAAGAGGAAAGAAAAGATCGTTATGCAGAAATATATTGGAAGCAACGCAAACGTAGAGGAATTACGTTAATTGCTGCTAAAAAATTAATGCGTGAACGTAATTATTATGCCGCTATGATGGTTAATGAAGGGGATGCTGATGCTTTAATTTCTGGATACTCCAGAAATTATCCTACAGTTGTTAAACCAATGATGGAATTAATAGGTTTAGAAAAAGGTGCGACACGAATCGCTACTACTAACTTATTGATGACAGATCGTGGACCTTTATTTTTAAGTGATACATCAATTAATATAGATCCTACTTCTAAAGATTTAGCTAAAATTGCTCAAATGACAGCAACTACAGTTAAAATGTTTGGATTGGAGCCAGTAATGGCTATGATTTCGTTTTCAAATTTTGGTTCTTCAACAAACGAAAGTGCCACAAAAGTAAGAGATGCTGTAAATTATTTACATCGTTTTTATCCACACCTTATAGTGGATGGGGAATTGCAAACAGATTTTGCATTAAATAATAAAATGAGACAAGATACTTTTCCATTCTCTAAGCTAGCAGATAAAAAAGTAAATACACTAATTTTTCCAAATTTAAATGCAGCTAATATTACTTATAAACTTTTAAAAGAATTAAACAATGCAGAGAATATCGGTCCTATTATGATGGGGATGAAAAAACCAGTTCATATTTTACAGTTAGATGCTAGTGTAGACGAAATTGTAAATATGACAGCAATAGCTGTAATTGATGCCCAGAAGAAGCAAAAAAGAGTTAATTTAAATTAG
- the ruvA gene encoding Holliday junction branch migration protein RuvA yields the protein MITHIQGKLTQKNPTNVVIDCNGIGYLVNISLHTFSQIPDQENLKLLTHLHIKEDSHTLYGFYSFAEREIFRLLISVSGIGTSTARTMLSSLTPKQVREGIASEDVSLIQSVKGIGLKTAQRVIIELKDKVLKIYDIDEGLSFQSNTNKDEALSALEVLGFAKKQSERVVDKIISNQTDISVETIIKEALKNL from the coding sequence ATGATTACTCATATACAAGGAAAACTTACCCAAAAAAACCCAACAAACGTTGTTATAGATTGTAATGGAATAGGTTATTTAGTTAATATTTCATTACATACATTTTCGCAAATCCCAGATCAAGAAAATCTAAAACTCCTTACTCATCTTCATATAAAAGAAGATTCACATACTTTATATGGCTTTTATTCCTTTGCAGAACGAGAAATCTTTAGACTTTTAATCTCAGTAAGTGGTATTGGTACAAGTACTGCTCGTACAATGTTATCATCTTTAACACCTAAACAAGTAAGAGAAGGAATTGCAAGCGAGGATGTTAGTTTAATACAGTCGGTTAAAGGGATAGGGTTAAAGACCGCACAACGTGTAATTATTGAATTAAAAGATAAGGTATTAAAGATTTATGATATTGATGAAGGATTGAGTTTTCAGAGCAATACAAACAAAGATGAAGCGTTATCAGCATTAGAAGTTCTTGGTTTTGCTAAAAAACAATCTGAGCGTGTTGTAGATAAAATTATATCAAATCAAACAGATATTAGTGTAGAAACCATTATAAAAGAAGCATTAAAAAATTTGTAA